A single region of the Salvia miltiorrhiza cultivar Shanhuang (shh) chromosome 8, IMPLAD_Smil_shh, whole genome shotgun sequence genome encodes:
- the LOC131000245 gene encoding receptor protein kinase TMK1-like, which produces MEFSSTNCKMRILAGFLACILVRVHTFTDENDFKILNDFVDGLSNPELLKWPENGDDPCGPPAWPHLVCSNGRVTQIQVQNLGLEGPLPPNLNQLEKLENVGLQRNRFNGDLPSFSGLSNLQFAYLDFNEFETIPLDFFNGLSSIRVLALDDNPFNKSSGWIIPSELAECSQLVNFSCSSCNIVGPLPDFFGKFPSLDSLRLSYNRLSGAIPSTFSDSMLQVLWLNDQDGDGMTGPIDVIATLLGLTVAWLHGNHFSGPIPDGIGRLTSLRELNLNRNRLVGLIPAGLANMNLHLLNLNNNMLMGPIPKFKAANVSYAFNSFCQSDEGEPCAPEVNALLDFLRDVDYPERLASEWSGNDPCAGPWWGISCSLGKVSVVNLQKLRLNGTLSPSLGNLSSLLEVHLEGNDLHGRVPASLAQLGSLRLLNLSGSKFEPPLPRFRDGVRVIIDGFPPLQPAKPPAKPPKQSPSPAALPQLPPSSPDKGPRSPSHGPSSGNDQQPSKDAPPSSSKAAAVNEQKNASSIKSGVAMVAAVVSVVSLLLAGLLVVCYHRRRRRAAIPASGFVVHPRESPDSGDTTKISVVKCSAVVVKSGGLDNSTKVSEAGKLLIPLEELRKVTNNFAQENELGRGGFGVVYKGMLDDGTRVAVKRMVVAAVSNKALDEFQSEIAVLSNVRHRHLVTLVGYSAEGDERLLVYEYLPQGALSRHLFRWSKLGLAPLSWTTRLVIALDVARGVEYLHSLAQHSFIHRDLKSSNILLDDDFRAKVSDFGLVKLAPDRESSIPTKLAGTFGYLAPEYAVTGKITTKVDVFSFGVVLMELLTGLVALDEQRGEENRYLAEWFWQMKSDKRSLIASLDPALEAKEDMYDTIYTIAELAGHCTARDPNHRPEMGHAVNVLAQSLAGKWEPCKESDEFCGINMSLPLSQMLKRWQEEAADQSQDSKGSIPAKPSGFADSFTSADAR; this is translated from the exons ATGGAATTCAGCTCTACAAACTGCAAAATGCGCATTCTTGCTGGGTTTCTTGCTTGCATTTTGGTAAGGGTTCACACCTTCACCGACGAGAATGATTTCAAGATTCTGAATGATTTCGTGGATGGGCTGAGTAATCCGGAGCTCTTGAAATGGCCCGAAAATGGCGATGATCCATGTGGGCCCCCTGCATGGCCTCATCTGGTCTGCTCCAATGGCAGAGTCACTCAGATTCAGGTACAAAATCTTGGATTAGAGGGGCCTTTACCCCCAAATCTGAATCAATTGGAGAAACTCGAGAATGTAGGCCTTCAGAGGAATAGGTTCAACGGTGATTTGCCAAGTTTTAGTGGATTATCCAACCTGCAATTTGCATACCTAGATTTTAATGAATTTGAAACAATCCCTCTTGATTTCTTCAATGGGCTTAGTAGCATTCGTGTGTTGGCTTTAGATGATAATCCCTTTAACAAGAGCTCTGGTTGGATTATACCTAGTGAGTTAGCAGAGTGTTCCCAGTTGGTGAACTTCTCTTGCTCGTCTTGCAATATAGTTGGCCCTCTGCCTGATTTCTTTGGCAAGTTCCCCTCCCTCGATTCGTTGAGGTTGTCGTATAATAGGCTGAGTGGCGCTATACCATCCACTTTTAGTGACTCAATGCTGCAGGTTTTGTGGTTGAATGATCAAGATGGAGATGGCATGACCGGTCCCATTGATGTAATCGCGACTCTGCTTGGCCTAACCGTGGCCTGGCTCCACGGTAACCACTTCTCTGGACCGATCCCTGATGGTATCGGGCGTTTGACCTCCTTGAGAGAGCTCAACCTCAACAGGAATCGCCTCGTTGGGCTGATTCCTGCAGGCTTGGCTAATATGAACCTTCATCTCTTGAATTTGAACAATAATATGTTGATGGGTCCAATCCCAAAGTTTAAAGCTGCAAATGTGTCTTATGCGTTCAATTCCTTCTGTCAATCTGATGAGGGCGAGCCGTGTGCTCCTGAGGTGAACGCCCTTTTAGATTTTCTTCGTGATGTGGATTATCCGGAAAGGCTTGCATCCGAGTGGTCGGGGAATGATCCCTGTGCAGGGCCTTGGTGGGGGATTAGTTGTAGTTTGGGGAAGGTTTCTGTTGTGAATTTGCAAAAACTCCGGCTTAATGGCACGCTTAGCCCTTCACTCGGGAACTTGTCTTCACTTCTTGAAGTTCATTTGGAAGGAAATGATCTGCACGGCCGAGTTCCTGCAAGCCTAGCTCAGCTGGGATCACTGAGGTTGTTGAACTTAAGTGGGAGCAAGTTTGAGCCTCCGTTGCCAAGATTTCGTGATGGTGTGCGCGTCATCATTGATGGCTTTCCACCGCTGCAGCCTGCTAAACCACCTGCTAAACCACCCAAGCAATCTCCATCACCAGCTGCTCTGCCGCAGCTTCCCCCTTCTTCTCCAGACAAGGGTCCGCGATCTCCATCTCATGGTCCTTCATCCGGTAACGATCAGCAACCATCTAAAGATGCTCCACCGTCGTCTAGCAAGGCTGCTGCTGTAAATGAGCAGAAAAATGCAAGCTCTATAAAATCAGGAGTAGCGATGGTTGCAGCTGTAGTCTCCGTTGTTTCGCTTCTTCTTGCAGGCCTATTGGTCGTCTGCTATCATAGAAGGAGAAGAAGGGCGGCAATCCCTGCTTCCGGTTTTGTGGTTCATCCTAGAGAATCACCAGATAGTGGTGACACGACGAAGATTTCAGTGGTGAAGTGCTCTGCCGTGGTGGTTAAGAGTGGCGGATTGGACAACTCTACTAAGGTGAGTGAGGCCGGGAAACTGCTGATACCTCTTGAGGAGCTTCGTAAAGTAACCAACAATTTCGCACAAGAGAACGAGCTGGGACGTGGAGGCTTTGGGGTGGTTTACAAGGGGATGCTGGACGATGGCACGAGAGTAGCAGTTAAGAGGATGGTGGTTGCAGCGGTGAGTAACAAGGCGTTGGATGAATTCCAATCAGAAATCGCAGTGCTTTCAAATGTTCGCCACCGTCACCTTGTAACCCTCGTAGGATACTCTGCTGAGGGAGACGAGAGGCTTCTCGTATACGAGTATCTGCCTCAGGGCGCTCTCAGCAGACATCTTTTCCGTTGGAGTAAGCTAGGTTTGGCGCCTTTGTCATGGACGACAAGGCTTGTGATTGCTCTCGATGTTGCTAGAGGAGTCGAGTATCTCCACAGCTTGGCCCAGCACAGCTTCATCCACCGTGACCTCAAATCGTCCAACATTCTTCTTGACGATGATTTCAGAGCAAAAGTGTCGGATTTCGGATTGGTGAAGCTGGCTCCGGACAGAGAGAGCTCCATTCCTACTAAACTTGCCGGAACGTTCGGATACCTTGCACCCGAATACGCTG TGACGGGGAAGATTACCACGAAGGTGGACGTGTTCAGCTTTGGCGTGGTGCTGATGGAGCTCCTGACGGGGCTAGTGGCACTTGACGAGCAACGGGGTGAGGAGAATCGATACTTGGCAGAGTGGTTTTGGCAGATGAAATCGGACAAGAGGTCGCTGATCGCCTCCCTAGACCCTGCTCTGGAGGCGAAAGAGGACATGTACGACACAATCTACACGATAGCAGAGCTGGCCGGGCACTGCACTGCACGGGACCCTAACCATCGGCCTGAGATGGGGCACGCTGTGAACGTGCTGGCTCAGTCGTTGGCCGGGAAGTGGGAACCGTGCAAGGAGAGCGACGAGTTCTGCGGCATAAACATGTCGCTGCCTCTGTCGCAGATGCTAAAGAGGTGGCAAGAAGAAGCTGCTGATCAGAGCCAGGATAGCAAAGGTAGCATTCCTGCTAAGCCATCAGGCTTTGCAGACTCCTTCACTTCTGCTGATGCTCGCTAA
- the LOC131000248 gene encoding aluminum-activated malate transporter 2-like yields MALENVKHRAKMVMNMATESKKIGAEDPRKILHSLKVGLAMAAVSLIYYFDLFRDGYSTGSGLYAMWAVNTVAVVFEFSIGATIGKGVNRTLATVVGGALGVGAHGATSFAGNTAESIMLAFIIFFICGVATFGRFIPKLKARNDYFFLIVIVTYGLIAVSTFRGEKLIEMAEKRLSTVLVGYATVLVCCCICPCWAGQDLHTLVATNIDTLGTFLADFGDEYFETANSNDKSHEIRASMEGYRAVINSKSVEESLVNFAKWEPRHGKFRYWHPWDHYVKIGAFTRECACKLDALHACLDSDMQAPSGIRERMKEACTAMSSECGNALREAAQGMRTMTRSALADAHVSNAEAGANNLKLLLQTPVWGDARLLDVCPAATVASLLVQIVSCTADVVDSVHQLANLSKFSNPNEVKPHHTHADVVLVNLPIGNVER; encoded by the exons ATGGCGTTAGAGAATGTGAAGCATCGGGCAAAAATGGTGATGAATATGGCGACTGAAAGCAAGAAAATCGGAGCTGAAGATCCTAGAAAAATTCTCCACTCACTCAAAGTGGGATTAGCCATGGCGGCAGTCTCTTTAATCTACTACTTCGATCTCTTTCGCGACGGCTATTCCACCGGCAGTGGCCTTTACGCCATGTGGGCCGTCAACACCGTCGCCGTCGTCTTCGAGTTCTCCATAG gAGCGACGATTGGCAAAGGGGTGAACAGAACGTTAGCGACAGTGGTCGGAGGTGCATTAGGCGTCGGCGCACACGGCGCCACCAGCTTCGCCGGGAACACGGCGGAGTCGATCATGCTTGCGTTCATCATTTTCTTCATAT GTGGTGTGGCGACATTTGGTCGGTTTATTCCGAAGCTGAAGGCGAGAAACGACTATTTTTTCCTGATAGTAATAGTGACGTACGGGTTGATAGCGGTGTCGACTTTTAGAGGAGAAAAGTTGATAGAGATGGCGGAGAAAAGGCTATCTACTGTGTTGGTTGGTTATGCTACAGTTCTGGTTTGCTGTTGCATATGCCCCTGTTGGGCCGGCCAAGATCTTCACACTCTCGTTGCTACTAATATCGACACGCTCGGAACCTTCTTGgcag ATTTTGGAGACGAATATTTCGAGACAGCCAATAGTAATGACAAAAGCCATGAAATAAGAGCATCAATGGAAGGATACAGAGCCGTTATTAACTCAAAGAGCGTCGAAGAATCATTG GTGAATTTCGCGAAATGGGAGCCTAGACACGGCAAATTCCGATACTGGCACCCTTGGGACCACTACGTTAAAATAGGCGCGTTCACGCGAGAATGCGCCTGCAAGTTGGACGCGCTCCACGCCTGTCTCGACTCCGACATGCAGGCGCCGTCGGGAATCCGAGAGAGGATGAAGGAGGCATGCACCGCGATGAGCTCGGAATGCGGCAACGCTCTGAGGGAAGCGGCGCAGGGGATGAGGACCATGACTCGCTCCGCGCTCGCTGATGCTCACGTCAGCAACGCGGAAGCCGGCGCCAATAACCTCAAATTGCTGCTGCAGACTCCCGTTTGGGGCGACGCCCGTCTCCTCGACGTGTGTCCGGCGGCGACCGTGGCGTCGCTGCTCGTACAAATCGTTTCTTGCACGGCCGACGTGGTGGATTCTGTTCATCAACTCGCCAACTTGTCCAAATTCAGTAATCCTAATGAAGTTAAACCCCATCACACTCACGCAGATGTTGTGCTCGTTAATCTCCCCATTGGTAATGTTGAAAGATGA
- the LOC131000246 gene encoding histone deacetylase 8, with product MADEVIHVFWEEGMLRHDAGRGVFDSGLDPGFLDVLEAHPENAGRVKNMVSILKRGPIAPFLSWHQGRRALISELLSFHTQEYIDELVEADRSGGKDFGGGTFLNPGSWDSALLAAGTTLSAMKHILDGNGKVSYALVRPPGHHAQPTRADGYCFLNNAGLAVELALSSGVSKVAVIDIDVHYGNGTAEGFYRSNRVLTISLHMNHGSWGPSHPQDGTVGELGEGEGYGYNLNIPLPNGSGNRGYAHAVTELVVPAIERFDPEMMVLVVGQDSSAFDANGRQCLTMEGYRRIGQIVGEMAEKHSAGRVLIVQEGGYHLTYSAYCLHATLEGVLGFPAPLLSDPLGCYPEDEAFTVAVVQSINKFHRESVVPFLK from the exons ATGGCGGATGAAGTGATCCACGTATTCTGGGAGGAAGGAATGCTGAGGCATGATGCGGGTCGGGGCGTATTCGACTCGGGTTTGGATCCGGGATTCCTGGATGTGCTGGAAGCCCACCCGGAGAACGCGGGGCGGGTCAAGAACATGGTTTCCATCCTCAAACGGGGCCCCATCGCCCCATTTCTCTCTTGGCATCAAGGCCGTCGCGCCCTCATCTCCGAATTGCTCTCTTTCCACACCCAAG AATATATAGATGAGCTAGTCGAGGCAGACAGAAGCGGGGGCAAGGACTTCGGTGGTGGAACGTTCTTAAACCCCGGATCATGGGACTCTGCGCTCCTTGCTGCCGGAACCACTCTGTCAGCGATGAAACACATACTTGATGGGAATGGAAAGGTTTCGTATGCATTGGTTCGGCCTCCAGGTCATCATGCTCAGCCTACCCGGGCAGACGGATATTGTTTTCTGAACAATGCAGGTCTTGCAGTGGAATTAGCTCTGAGCTCCGGGGTTAGCAAAGTTGCCGTCATTGATATAGATGTGCACTATGGAAACGGGACTGCTGAGGGCTTCTATCGCTCGAATAGGGTCCTCACTATCTCACTTCATATGAATCACGGGTCGTGGGGCCCTTCACACCCGCAAGATGGAACCGTGGGTGAGCTAGGTGAAGGGGAGGGCTATGGTTATAACCTGAATATACCCCTGCCTAATGGATCTGGGAATCGAGGGTATGCGCATGCGGTGACTGAATTAGTCGTGCCTGCTATCGAGAGATTCGATCCTGAGATGATGGTTCTTGTCGTTGGCCAAGATTCTAGCGCT TTTGATGCAAATGGGAGGCAGTGCTTGACTATGGAAGGGTATAGGAGAATCGGGCAGATAGTCGGGGAAATGGCCGAGAAGCATAGTGCAGGGCGCGTCCTGATCGTGCAAGAGGGCGGTTACCATCTTACTTATTCGGCTTATTGTCTGCACGCCACGCTTGAAGGTGTGCTCGGCTTCCCGGCTCCTCTGCTGTCCGATCCCCTTGGTTGCTATCCCGAAGACGAGGCTTTCACCGTAGCTGTCGTTCAATCCATAAACAAGTTTCACCGAGAAAGCGTCGTCCCGTTTCTAAAGTAA